The region GCGGTCGCCGCGGCTGAACATCTCGAAGAGGCGCGGCATCGCTTCGGCGCTGATGCCCGGGCCGTTGTCGCTCACGCGGACGACGGCGCTGCCGCCCTCGGCGCCCGCGCGCACCGCGATGCGGCCGCCCTCCTGCGTGTACTTGGCGGCATTGTTCAGGAGGTTGTCGATGATCTGCGTGAGCCGCACCGGGTCGCCGTGGAGCCAGATCGCTTTCGAGGGCAGTTCCACCGTCACCGAGTGCCCGGCGGCTTGCATCAGCGGGTCGCTCGTCTCGATCGCGTTGCGGACGATCTGCGCGAGTTCCACGCGCTCCTTGCGGAGCGTGAGGGTGCCGCGGCTGATGCGGGAGACCTCCAGCAGGTCGTCCACGAGCCGCACCAGGTGGTTGACCTGGCGCTCCATCATGGCGTGGATGCCGGCCGTGCGCGCGTCGCCGGTCCCGCCGGCGAGCTTCAGGAGCGCGATCGAATTGCGCAGCGGCGCGAGCGGGTTGCGCAGCTCGTGCGAGAGCGTCGCGAGGAATTCGTCTTTCGCGCGGTCCGACTCCGCGAGCTGCTTCGCGTGCTCGGCGATCGCCTGTTCGGCCTGCTTGCGGTCGGTCACGTCGCGCGTGGTGCCGGCGACGGCCACCACCTCGCCGTCGGCGCCGATCACCGGCGCGAAGATGTAGTCGTAGATGCGGCGGCCGTTGGTGCCGGTGAAGGGAACTTCGCCGCGGATCGGCATCCTGGTCGCGATCACCTGGTCGATCTCGCGGTCGTGCATGTCCGCATGCCACTGCTCGTACCCGAGCTCCAGCCACTTCTTGCCGCGCGTCTCCGGCTCGCCGAACATCGTGCGCAGGGCCACGTTGGCGTAGAGGAAGCTGTGGTCGAGGTTGAATACGTAGACGAAGTCCGGGGTGCTGTCGAGCGCGGCCTCGTAGATGCGGCGCAGCCGTTCGGACTCGAGCTCCAGGCGCTGGCGCTCCTCCTGCAGTTTCTTCTGCTCCTCGAGATCGCGGAAGTAGAAGGACATGTCCGGCGCCATCGACTGCGCATCGGCCACGCGGTGGACGATGTACTCGACTTCCCCCGTCTCGGAGAGCACCGGTGAATTCACCGGGGTCCAGTAGCGCTCCTCGAAGCGCTGGCCGCCCGCTTCCGGAATGTCGTAGCGCTGCATGGGCAGGGCATCCCTCGCCTTGTTGTCGATCACGCGCTGCAGCGACGCACGCAGGTTCTTCACCCCTGTCGCATCGGGATTGGCCGGGTCGTCGGTGAACACGTCGAACAGGGCCTTGCCAAAGATCGACTCGTCGCAGCGCGCGAGGCGCAGGTAGTCGTCGCTGGCCGCGGCAATGGTGAATTGCGGGTCCGCGCGCAGGACCAGGAAGGAGCCGGGAACGGACTTGATAAGGCGATGGATGTCGTTGCTGTTCACGCGATTGTTCTTGTAGGTTGGCGAAGGCGGCCGCGGCGGCTCAAGCGTAGCGGACTGCCACTGCACGGTGTGTAGGAGCCTGCCTACACCCGCGCGTGGCGCTGCTTTCCTACAGGGGCGCGCGAAACACAGCAGTAGAGTCGGGGGATGCACCCACTTGCCAGCCGCGCCTGGACCCGAACCGAAGTCGCCGCGCAGCAGGCCTGGGCACTGGCCCGGCGCCACCCCTGGCGCACGGCGTCCATCCTGCCCGCGCTGGTGCTGCTTTACATTCTGGCGCTGCTGCCTTTCACGCCCGGCATCGCCGACCTGCGCAAGGCGAAGTCCGAGGTGCCGTCGGTCGTGATGGCGTCGGACGGGTCGGTGCTGGCCGAGTACAAGCGCCTCAACCGCGAGTGGGTGCCGCTGGCGGAGATCTCGCCGAACGTGGTCAACGCGCTCATCGCCACCGAGGACCGGCGCTTCTACGAGCACCACGGCCTGGACTTGCGGCGCACCGCCGGCGCCGTGCTCAACACGCTGCGCGGCAATACGCAGGGCGGCTCGACCATCACGCAGCAGCTCGCGCGCAACCTGTTCCCGGAGGAGATCGGCCGCTCCATCAGCATCAACCGCAAGGTGAAGGAGGCGCTGACGGCGCTCAAGATCGAGGCCGTGTACTCGAAGAACGAGATCCTGGAGACCTATCTCAACACCGTGCCCTTCCTGTACAACGCCTTCGGCATCGAGATGGCCGCGCGCACCTACTTCGACAAGTCGGCGCAGCAGCTGAACGTGCAGGAGGCCGCCACGCTCATCGGCATGCTCAAGGGCACGAGCTACTACAACCCCGTGCTCAACCCCGAGCGCGCGCGCGAGCGGCGCAACGTGGTGCTGGCGCAGATGGTGAAGTACGGCAAGCTCGACGCGGCGCGCGCGCAGGCGCTGGCCAAGGCGCCGCTCAAGCTGGATTTCGAGCGGCAGGACGTCGCGCTGGGGCCCGCGCCGCACGCGGCGCAATGGATTCGCAAATGGCTCATCGCGTGGGCCGACAACCGCGGCTACAACATCCACTCCGACGGGCTCGTGGTGCGCACGACGCTCAACGCCAGGTTGCAGAAGGCGGCCAACCAGGCGATGGCGCGGCAGCTCGATGCGCTGCAGTCGCTCGCGGACCGGCGCCGCAGGAAGGGCGAGGAGCGCGTGCTGCTGCAATCGGGCTTCATGGCGGTGGACCCGCGCAACGGGCACATCCTCGCCTGGGTGGGCAGCCGCGATTTCGCGACGGAGCAGTTCGACCACGTGAACCAGGCGCGGCGCCAACCGGGCTCCACCTTCAAGCCCTTCGTCTACGGCGCCGCGTTCGAGATGGGCATGAGCCCGCGCGACGAATTCATCGACCAGCCGCTCGCCATCCACCTGCCCGGTGGCGGCATCTGGAGCCCCACCGACGGCACGCCGCCCACCGGCGCGCCGATGACGCTGCGCGAGGGGCTCGCGTATTCGAAGAACACCATCACCGCACAACTGATGATGCGCGTCGGCCCGCAGCGCGTCGCGCAGTTCGCGCGCGCGATGGGCGTGCGGGTGAGCAAGCTCGACGAAGTGCCTTCGCTGGCCCTGGGGACCAGCCCGGTGACTTTGCGGGAGATGGTCGCCGCCTACGGCTCGATCGCGAACGGCGGGCGCTACATCGACCCGGCCATGGTGGTGCAGGTCGAGGACCGCGAGGGCAAGGTGCTGGAGGCCTTCCAGCAGGCCGTGCCGGAGCAGGCCATGTCGCGCTCGCAGTCGCTGCAGCTCGTGAATGCGATGCGCGGCGTCGTGGACGAGGGCACGGGCACCGCCATCCGCACGCGTCACGGCATCCAGGCGGACGTGGCGGGCAAGACCGGCACGACGCAGGAGAACACCGACGGCTGGTTCATCCTCATGCACCCGCAGATGGTGGCGGGCGCCTGGGTCGGCTTCAACGACAGCAGCATGACCATGGGCGATGCCTGGGGGCCCGGCGCGAAAAGCGCGCTGCCCATGGTGGGCGACGTGTTCCAGCAGGCGCTGCGCGCGAAGTGGATCGACCCGCAGGTGGAATTCGACATCCCGAGGCCGCGCCCGCAACCGCGTGAGCCGGCGCCGGGCGCGCCGCCGCGCGATGCGATCCAGGGCCTCACGAATTTCCTGAACAGGCTGTTCAGGGGGTTCCAGTGAAGAGGGACCGCAGGTAATTGACCGGCCCGCGCCAATGCGGACGCGACATCCACTCGTGCAGCATCCGAAGGTCTGCGCGGGCGAGGGGGCGGAAGGTGATGGGATCGGCGGGCATCGCTACGTCCCACCACTCGCGAAACGCGCGGGAATGTCTCGTTGCTCATGCAACACCCGCCAGACGTCGATCGCATCTTCGCGCTCGACATAAAAAACGAGGTAGGGAAAGCGGGTCAGCCGCCATGCGCGCAGGCCCGGAACCGACAGGGTTTGCGAATGCCTCGGTGAACCGATGCCTGGATGCGCACTGATCTTGCGAA is a window of Caenimonas aquaedulcis DNA encoding:
- a CDS encoding hybrid sensor histidine kinase/response regulator; the encoded protein is MNSNDIHRLIKSVPGSFLVLRADPQFTIAAASDDYLRLARCDESIFGKALFDVFTDDPANPDATGVKNLRASLQRVIDNKARDALPMQRYDIPEAGGQRFEERYWTPVNSPVLSETGEVEYIVHRVADAQSMAPDMSFYFRDLEEQKKLQEERQRLELESERLRRIYEAALDSTPDFVYVFNLDHSFLYANVALRTMFGEPETRGKKWLELGYEQWHADMHDREIDQVIATRMPIRGEVPFTGTNGRRIYDYIFAPVIGADGEVVAVAGTTRDVTDRKQAEQAIAEHAKQLAESDRAKDEFLATLSHELRNPLAPLRNSIALLKLAGGTGDARTAGIHAMMERQVNHLVRLVDDLLEVSRISRGTLTLRKERVELAQIVRNAIETSDPLMQAAGHSVTVELPSKAIWLHGDPVRLTQIIDNLLNNAAKYTQEGGRIAVRAGAEGGSAVVRVSDNGPGISAEAMPRLFEMFSRGDRDASRDPSRGQGGLGIGLALSRRLAQMHDGTLEARSAGLGQGSEFILRLPLAEQPADEAPGAAPAGEALGKTRVLVVDDNHDAGDSLGQILELLGADVRVARDGPQALEAFADYHPSVVLLDIGMPGMDGYEVARAIRERHPHDAATLVALTGWGQDEDRKRARDAGFDHHIVKPAEIDALQRLLSSIETG
- a CDS encoding type II toxin-antitoxin system RelE/ParE family toxin; translation: MTAKAVVRRSQAQKDIQRAADHYFAEGGTALEVRFIDAMQAAIRKISAHPGIGSPRHSQTLSVPGLRAWRLTRFPYLVFYVEREDAIDVWRVLHEQRDIPARFASGGT
- a CDS encoding penicillin-binding protein 1A — encoded protein: MHPLASRAWTRTEVAAQQAWALARRHPWRTASILPALVLLYILALLPFTPGIADLRKAKSEVPSVVMASDGSVLAEYKRLNREWVPLAEISPNVVNALIATEDRRFYEHHGLDLRRTAGAVLNTLRGNTQGGSTITQQLARNLFPEEIGRSISINRKVKEALTALKIEAVYSKNEILETYLNTVPFLYNAFGIEMAARTYFDKSAQQLNVQEAATLIGMLKGTSYYNPVLNPERARERRNVVLAQMVKYGKLDAARAQALAKAPLKLDFERQDVALGPAPHAAQWIRKWLIAWADNRGYNIHSDGLVVRTTLNARLQKAANQAMARQLDALQSLADRRRRKGEERVLLQSGFMAVDPRNGHILAWVGSRDFATEQFDHVNQARRQPGSTFKPFVYGAAFEMGMSPRDEFIDQPLAIHLPGGGIWSPTDGTPPTGAPMTLREGLAYSKNTITAQLMMRVGPQRVAQFARAMGVRVSKLDEVPSLALGTSPVTLREMVAAYGSIANGGRYIDPAMVVQVEDREGKVLEAFQQAVPEQAMSRSQSLQLVNAMRGVVDEGTGTAIRTRHGIQADVAGKTGTTQENTDGWFILMHPQMVAGAWVGFNDSSMTMGDAWGPGAKSALPMVGDVFQQALRAKWIDPQVEFDIPRPRPQPREPAPGAPPRDAIQGLTNFLNRLFRGFQ